In Candidatus Aegiribacteria sp., the DNA window GTCAATCTGTATCTCCAGCTGTCCCATGTTTCCATTCACTCTGAAGGAAGTATCCCGGTCAAGCGGCAGATATTCAGTGTTTCCGGCGGTGTGAATCACCAGCAGAAGTCCGTCTGAATCCTGAGCGCTGTTTGATAAATGCAGCACTAGAAGAACCAGACCCGCGATCAACAGTATGAGAAGATCTGTCAGGCGGAAGAACGGGATATCCTTATCTGATGATTTCATAAATAAGATTCAGGTCGCGACCGCACACCCTGCATAAGCCTTTGTTCATGCCGTCAGTATTTACTTCAATACCGGCTCTGCTCACGCATAGATTGGAGCAGGATGGACAAATAATATTCCCGCTGTCCAGCCCCACGTTCCCGAGATAGACAAAATTGAGTTTCTCAGAGAATACTTCCTTTGCGTGGATTAGTGTCTCAACGGGAGTAGGATGGCTCTTCAGCTTGTACCTGGGAAAATATCTTGAAATATGAAGCACTGTATCGTCACCGCATTCATGCGCGAGCCAGTCAGCCATTTTTTTCCATTCATCAGGAATATCATTTTCACCCGGAATAACAAGAAATGTGACCTCCAGATGACATTCGGAGTCAGCCAGAATTTTTAATGTATTGAGAACAGTCGGCAGTGATCCGGCACAGTGTTCTGTGTAAAACTCATCCGACCAGGATTTAAGATCGATATTCCAGGCATCGATTATTCCGATCAGCTCCCTGAGAGGCTCCGGATTGATCATTCCATTTGAGACCATGACCGAGACACCGCCCTTTTCCCGGACAAGTGGTGCTGAATCGTAAATGTATTCGTACCATATTGAAGGCTCTGTATATGTATAGGCTATTCCGACACTCCCGCTGCTCATAGCCATTAAAGCAAGATCAGGCGGGGAAACATATCTTACAGGTACGTTATTTTTCTGGGAGATCGACCAGTTCTGACAGAAATCACAGCTCATGTTGCATCCGGCCGGACCGGTTGAAAAAATTGATGAACCGGGAAGAAAATGGTACAGCGGTTTTTTCTCAATCGGATCGATCGAAAGTGATACGCATCCCCCATATCCGGGAAGGTATGGAACTCCGTTTTTAACGCCCCGGACTCTGCAGAACCCGATCGAAGTAGAATCAGCGTCCCAGGTACACCCTCTGGGACAGAGCAGGCATCTCCACTTTTCCCCGTCCTTCTCGAACCACTCGGGCTTTCTCACACTTCCCCCCTTTTCCATTCCAGCAGATTCCCGGCTTCATCTTCCATAATTACAATAATCAAACTGAAGAGCGAATCAGGTACTGAGGATGCAATATCTGTTCCCCCTACCGCAATAGCTGTAGCCAGCGCGTCTGCAATCACGGATCTGTCGGCAACAACGGTCACCGAAGCCACTCCTGTTTCCGGATATCCGGTACGGGGATCAAGAATGTGACAGAACCGTCTTTCATTTTCGAATATACAGCTTTCATAGTCTCCTGAAGTGGCGACCGCGCCATTTTCAAGCATGATCATTTCCTGAATCTCATTCAGTCTTGGATTTCTTACGGCAAGCCTCCAGATCCTTCCAGTTTCAGGATCACCTCCACAGCGAATCTCCCCTCCGATCTCAACCAGAACAGCATATGCGCCACGCTTCACAGCAAGATCAAAGACTCGATCCGCCGTATATCCTTTCGCTATAGCGCCAAAATCCAGGAGTGTCCCTGGATTCAGTCGGATTGTATCTCCGGAGGTTGCGAGATTTTTCAGGCCGGATACGAAAAGGGCATTTTCAATTGAAAGACTGTCCGGAATATGCGGATCATTCGGAAATCCCCACACGTTTACGAGAGCTCCAATTGAGGGATCAAAAAGTGAATCCGTTACAGAGGCAATAAGGAATGAGACTTCCAGAAGATGCCGGAGATCAGTGGACATTTCAGAGATGCATGCATAACCGCGTTTGTTAAATAAAGATACTTCTCCCTGACTGAACACACCCAGCTCAAAATCAAGATGCCTGGCAAGTGAATCCATTGCGCCCAGGATATTGTCTGCTGATTCTTCCTGCGCAATAACTACGTACGTCGCATATGTACCCAGAACCGGAGTTCTTCTGCGCATCTCAACAAGTTCAGTTTGCTTCTGTATAGTAATCGCACGAATCAGTACGGCAATCAGAACAGTCAGCATCAGAATAACCATTAGAACATACGACGATAGCTTCCTGCTCCGGGGCATTAAAATTGTCCCCGCCGCTCCTCCTCTTTCTTGATATCCAGATGATATCTGCAGTATTTGGAACCTGGCACTGAAGGACGACCGCACTCGATACACTTAAGTGTGTCACCTGCTTTACGGCGAATTTCCTGAGGCGGCGCGCCGATGCCGGATATTTGCATAAATATCAATCCAACACCGGAAACAGGTATCAGGAACGAAGAAAGGCCTGCCAGAGCCCAGGTGAATCCCCTGGAACTGCCCAGAAGAAAGCCCAGAGTCCAGATCAGGATACTGGCGATAAGACAGATTTTCAATATCGTTCTGAGTCTCCTCAATGGATTATTCCTTTCTTATATGCTAGAGTGTATCCGATAATTTTGGACAGACTCCTATAAAAGATCAATGAAACTGATAATGTGATTAACTCCAAGAACTGCAATCCCGGTTTCCTTCTCGCCCGATACCAGCAGAGCGATTCCGCCTGCTTCCACGGCAATATTCAGCCAGCCGAAACCTCTTCCGCTGTCAATCTGTCCCCACCCCGGAAGCAGAAGTGATTTCCATGGATGAACGGAATCGGATACATCGAGTACCGGAGCCGGATCAGGTACATCCTCATTCAAATAGTAATCAGGGATTCCCGGTCTTCGGAGTAACGTTGGAAATCCTGCAGTTCCAACTTCAAACTCCCTGAGTTCAGCTGACCGCCATAAGTCCAGCTGGTCCAGAGAACCGTTAAGAACACTATCAATGCTTGAGATGGAACATCTTATTCCGATCCAGCTCATGTCATCCACACCAACTACATCAAGGGCCAGATCCGTAATCCTCATTCCGGGAAAACGATTCAGACAGTCCTGGATCACACTGAATACTCTATCGATGGTGGATAGTGGAATACTGGCGGAGTATTCAAGAAGTCCTGAGAATTCCAGATTTACAGCGCTCAACGAATCAGGATATACACTGTTCTCGCCTTCCAGTGTCATTCCTGCCCTGGTAGTCAGTTCGAGCTGAGTTCTCCCTGTTTCAGGCACTCCTCTGGTGATCTGAATTCTAAGTACGCTTACAAAAGGTTCTCCCTGTATGAGATCCTGAACTACCGCGAACTCAAATGGAGTCTGCGCGACGGCTAAAGAAGCAAGTATCAGTAGATTCAGTATAATGATTCGCATCCGGGTCTCCTCTTCAGTTTTCCATCGTTATTCTGCGCCAGTTATCACCGGCAACAGCTTCTATGCTTTTCTGATCCCATCCTCTTTTATCCAGAAGCTCAAATATTTCAGGCCATACCGAACAGTCACGCACTCCTGCAGGAAGATTTATTGTACCGTCAAAATCGCTTCCCATACCTGCGTGCGAAATGTCGGTGATCTTAATAATATGCTCAAGATGATCCGCAATAGTCCCAATTGAAGCATCCTTCCCGAGAAAATCAGGAACAAATGTTACTCCTATAACTCCGCCGGAGCTGGCTATTTCCCGAATATCGTCATCAGGAAGATTCCTTGGAATATCCAGAATACTTCTGCAATTGCAATGTGTGGCAACAGTTCTGATGCCAAGCGAGAGCAGATCCATTCTCGACTGATCACAAAGATGTGATACATCCAGAATGACTCCTGCATCATGAAGCTGCAAAGCCATGTTCTTCCCCGCTGCTGAGAGCCCTGTATCCGTGCCGATTCCACCCCCTAGAGAATTCGCGCCATTCCAGGTAAGAGAAGCAAAAGATAATAATTGAATTATTTCTTCTCTGTTCTCAATCTCCATCAGGGGTTGACAGCCCTCCAGCAACAGCAGAAGCTCTATTGAGGATATCTCCTTAACCTCTCTGTAAAGAGAAATCCCATAGTGAAAGGCGGTCATCTGGTTTTTTGCAGCTTCAGCACAGACCGCGGTCAGAAGTTGAGTAACACCGGCGCGCTTCGCTCTGGGCTGATCAACATGTGTTACTTCATTCCCTTGAATAAAACTCACAGCATTCGGAAGTTTAAGAAGTGTATCAACATGGGCATCGAATACTGACGGGTTCACTCGCTGCCATTCTCAAATGATGTAGAATCCGGCGGGAAAAATATTCGGGAAAACCCGCCTACAAATGTTTCAGCTTTGAATATCAAAAAGATAACAAGCAGGAGTAGAAGAAGGTAAAAAAATGTTCTGGCATTCCCGCTTTTCCGAGGATGTTTTTCCTGCCAGTCACCGATAATTCCCATTTCTGCTACTCCATGAGCTTTTCTATCCTGAATTGACGGCGAAACGTGGGAAGCCCTGGAAATTCAATTGAATCAGGATAGCATACAACGTATATGTTACCATCGAATCCGGTTCCACTGTATAGGATTGATTGATATACCGCATTAGAACACTCATCTGAACTCCGGTACTCTCCCCACTTTATAAGGAATTCCGCTGGCCGGCGGGGTCGTGGATAAATATTTGCGACTTCCTCATATACTTCATTTAGCTCGCT includes these proteins:
- the amrS gene encoding AmmeMemoRadiSam system radical SAM enzyme; this translates as MRKPEWFEKDGEKWRCLLCPRGCTWDADSTSIGFCRVRGVKNGVPYLPGYGGCVSLSIDPIEKKPLYHFLPGSSIFSTGPAGCNMSCDFCQNWSISQKNNVPVRYVSPPDLALMAMSSGSVGIAYTYTEPSIWYEYIYDSAPLVREKGGVSVMVSNGMINPEPLRELIGIIDAWNIDLKSWSDEFYTEHCAGSLPTVLNTLKILADSECHLEVTFLVIPGENDIPDEWKKMADWLAHECGDDTVLHISRYFPRYKLKSHPTPVETLIHAKEVFSEKLNFVYLGNVGLDSGNIICPSCSNLCVSRAGIEVNTDGMNKGLCRVCGRDLNLIYEIIR
- a CDS encoding FAD:protein FMN transferase, translated to MPRSRKLSSYVLMVILMLTVLIAVLIRAITIQKQTELVEMRRRTPVLGTYATYVVIAQEESADNILGAMDSLARHLDFELGVFSQGEVSLFNKRGYACISEMSTDLRHLLEVSFLIASVTDSLFDPSIGALVNVWGFPNDPHIPDSLSIENALFVSGLKNLATSGDTIRLNPGTLLDFGAIAKGYTADRVFDLAVKRGAYAVLVEIGGEIRCGGDPETGRIWRLAVRNPRLNEIQEMIMLENGAVATSGDYESCIFENERRFCHILDPRTGYPETGVASVTVVADRSVIADALATAIAVGGTDIASSVPDSLFSLIIVIMEDEAGNLLEWKRGEV
- a CDS encoding NusG domain II-containing protein → MKSSDKDIPFFRLTDLLILLIAGLVLLVLHLSNSAQDSDGLLLVIHTAGNTEYLPLDRDTSFRVNGNMGQLEIQIDSSRARISESPCPGQDCVRKGWLTSAGDLAICVPSGVFICIENESSEGESPDAITY
- a CDS encoding membrane dipeptidase — translated: MNPSVFDAHVDTLLKLPNAVSFIQGNEVTHVDQPRAKRAGVTQLLTAVCAEAAKNQMTAFHYGISLYREVKEISSIELLLLLEGCQPLMEIENREEIIQLLSFASLTWNGANSLGGGIGTDTGLSAAGKNMALQLHDAGVILDVSHLCDQSRMDLLSLGIRTVATHCNCRSILDIPRNLPDDDIREIASSGGVIGVTFVPDFLGKDASIGTIADHLEHIIKITDISHAGMGSDFDGTINLPAGVRDCSVWPEIFELLDKRGWDQKSIEAVAGDNWRRITMEN